The nucleotide sequence cttttatatgtaaataatatattatttttcttattatttatgtcataatatattgtttttcttattatttaatagaaaattGACCATAAAGTCTATCAAAACAGTGACACTAAGAGCACGACTGAggacaattttgaaaaatttatggtacataaaaattcaaaataaaatcacttgTCTAACCGTACCCACTAAAGTAAAGTCATAGaccttatgttttaaaaattggacATGTCATTAAAACAGCATGGGTATTGAACTAAATTAAATCAATTGACTTAATTGAATAGCTGGTCTCTATAAGAAATTGTAGGTTCTTGTTAATCGATGTCTTTAGGGTAATAGTcatgagttttcaaaatatataaatttcttttggagatatttttaaaataataatgaactATTAAAGTTTTATCTTCGGTGTAAGTCGATCTGACAAACTATCACATTTGAAACCTAGTCAACATGGAAGGACATTGATCTGACGATCAAAACGGACCAAATCGACTAACgatatcaaatataatcaatcagaTCGTTGAGTATGACCTTATTAGAATAAGAACGAAGTAGGAACTGGGATTTTGAAAATCAGAATCTTCGGTGTAAGTCGATCTTACAAACTATCACATTTGAAACCTAGTCAACATGGAAGGACATTGCTCCAACGATCAAAACGGACCAAATCGACTTAACGATGTCAAATATAATCAACCAGACCGTTGAATATGACCTTATTGAAATAAGAACGAAGCACGAACTGAAATTTTGGAAATCAGAATCTTTGATGTAAGTCAATCTGACCAACTATCACATTAGAAACCTAGTCAACTAGGAAGTACGTTTGTCCGACGACTGACCTTAAAAGAGTAAGAAGGAAGTAGGAACTTGAATTTTTCAGATCGAAATTTGATTGGTAAGTCGATCTGACAAACTATCCATTCAGAAACCTAGTCAATCGAGAAGTACACTTGTCCAACGACTGAAAAGGGTCTAGGTCACAAacggaaaaaaatataattaaccaGACCGTTTAATTAGATTAACTTTTTTCTATAAAGATATAGGAGTACAAAATTTACttgtcaatatttttattatttttatttttaaaattaatatttaatttaatcttatCCAACAAACTATTGATCTTAtccacaaaatattttatttaatctttttattgaattcctaatattttatgtagagtaaatatctcaacaaactataTGTAATACTTTCAATCCTATCCATTAAATATTTCACTCcatttgttaaataatttttggttTAATGAATTAACTGCTCATTCAGTTTTAACATTATTTGTTTCaataaatttagttttatatttatttttgaatttacaaattttcaataagtagtagtataataaatatataatatatttcaccCGATTACTAAAACAAGTACTTGATATGATATAGTGGTTAGTTTTTCAAGAATTTACTTTAAGTACACGGTTCGAAATATGTGTAAAATTAATGTTATAATTGGTATtttaaagcgacatataatttgggacaattttttttctctaaagcgacatataatttgggacggagggagtattattaataGGCATATCAAATCTAATAAATGCTTAATTATGtctataatgaaaaaaatccaCACGATAActtttttatcatgattttttcttagctttccttaaaaaaatttgctACCGTTGGAAAACATGTCaattgcaaaacaaaaataaagaagcaGAGATCGAACCCGCGAccaaaatgttttgaaaatcCGCTAAACCACTGCAATGCATACAATCTATTTGTACCTTTTTTCGCCCTTTTCTATTTGCAATAAAAAGTCCGATTATAAAAAAAGAGGAAGTCGTCTTCAACCTCCAACCGGGTCGTTTAAACCCGATTCAGACCATTGGCACCCGAAATTGAACCCGATGATTTGTACTTATTTTCAAGGTCGAAAATGATGATTATAATTCGTTTTCAATACTCTTCTAATTCTCCTCTTCCTTCCTATCTatttaaatcacaaaatcagGTGTTTGGAAAAAATGTTGTGTGTTGTTCAAACAACATTTAAACCATCGCCGGATTACTGCTGTCATCGTCGCGTTCATCCTATCTTTGCGCCTATGTTGCTTAATTTTACGACATAGATCTGGAAACTTTAATAACACAAATcatgacattttaatttttggaggTGATTTTGAGtagctattttgttttttgttcaataaagaagatgatgaaggtatGAATATGGTGATGATGTTCATAATTTTCCtgggtttatttatttttaataatgaaatatttttttataaaaaggattatcataaaaaggtttatttaaatattttttgaaatagaaggaagaaaaattcaaaaaggagaaaagaaataaatatagtgTGAAAGACAACACAATAACACTAGTGAAGTTTTTAATCTGATGATTCAAAAAATCTAAGGgctaaaatacaattaaatttgACTGAAGGTACACAATACATACCATGCATCCGCCAGTATGACATGGCATAACTAACACACGCGGCGTGTTTTTATTAGCTGTAGGGTTACTTCATCGAAGAAGTCATTTTGGCAACTttaccatagaattttccataTTAGTTATATATTAATGTTAGAAACTATCAAGTGAATTGCAGTGCTTCAGTTGCATGGCCGCTTATGTTTCGGTATGAGGTCATAGAGTCAAGTCTTGCTTGAttatattttgtaataatttttcttcagtgtttctttttttggcccaatttttttttttttttttacatcctTTAAAAGACTAAAACTGGGCATACGGATTTGTTAAGACGGCCCTGTAAATATACTAAATAATCCTTAAACCATTATAAATCCATCGAGACAGTGTCTTAATTATATTCCCTTATAaacaagagagaaaatgatggtTATGGGACTATATCTTGATGAATTAATGATACTTTAGGGACTTCttagtatatttatataattcGTGACCATCTTGGAGATCCTCTATTACAACTATAAACTGAGAAGCATAAACGCAAGCTAtgaaaatttctcttttaattttaatggcAAAAAGGAAACATAGTACATGGTTACTCTACTACCCATTACAAAGGGATATgcataaaagaagaaaaagggaagataaaaaatatattaaataaaaataaaaataaaagacaagcCACACATAAAACTTGGCCTAAATCAAAACCAACGAaccaacataaaaaaacatCTCAGGAGTCAAAGATAGGGTTTCAATAAACTTATTCGAGAAAATAACTTTTAAGAGGAGAAGTTAATGTGATTCACCAATTCTTAATATTCACGAACTTATTCGAGAAAATCGTTTTTTTGTGACTTCTAGATCACCCACACCACAACCAATGGTTGACTAGTATTTTATCCAAGTCACATTGATTCTTCAAAATCAATAACGGTGTATGAGTTGCTTGTATGCATCCTTGTTCTTCGAGTATTGATCAACTTCAGCCTTGCATCACAAGTCACATTAGTTAAACATCAAAAATAGCAGTTTGGCTGGAAGAATCacattaattaatgttttcatATCTTAAGGACTTGTAAATTGAAGATCATGTACATTAACATATTTACCATTCCGATCCCTTTTATGGCAGTCAGCAACTTATCACCAATAAATTCCTTAAGGAAGTCAGCCTTATGTAGTGCTTCCAAAGACTCCGAAAGTGATTTTGGCAATTTCTGAAGATTTTCTAGATTTGGATTTCCATCTGTATAATACATTAAATATGAAggttattataatattatttactcGATCCATCCCTAACTAATGGCATTCTAAGAAATAATTagtatgtttttaaaaaagctaAAGATTAtacgaaacaaaaaaattatgaaatataacCATCATGCAAATCAgcaaaaagaaacataaaagagAAGCGAGGAAGATAATTGTAGCAAATTATGAAGAAACAAAAGTATGGTTTATATTATCTTACCAACAGGTTCAGGAAGAGGAAGATGCTGACGAAGACCATCAATGCCAGCAGCAATTGTAGCAGCTAAGGCTAAGTATGGGTTTGCAATACCATCTAATAATTTTAACTCAAAATTACTCACTAAACCATCAGGAGTTCCAGGCGGAGATGAAGCTCGTAGTGGAGCAGCCCTATTTTCGTTTCCCCATAATAAGTATGAACCCCATGTAGTCGGCTGCAACCGATCATAACTGCAATTAAATTGAGTAGTCATGTAAGAAAGCATAGAAGCATAATAATCTGTGTTCCTCATTTAGGGTTCCTTGGTAAATTGAATAGTGAGTGTTTATAAACAATCTTTATTCTTGGTTGTCAAACAATGTGAACTTTTTCATGTATAAGAACAATTTCAGATGTTATCaataaattgaagaattttaaaAGGTGGTAGCACTTTTTagtgataaaaatgaaaataaggaGAATGAGTGGTGATAGATAACAAAACCTGATAGCAAGTGGAgctaaaaatggaaaaatagaaGGAAGATGATAAAGAACTCCAGCCATAAATTCTTTCCCCAAAGTTGATATTCCATACTTTGATGATCCATCAGATGCCATAAATACATTTTGGCCATTCTGCCACAAACTTAGATGAACATGACATCCAGAACCCACATCATCTAATTTGTACCttcaatatcaaaataaaacacttataacattactttttttttttaaaagccaaaatagaaaatatattaaaaaaagaagatcgGGAAGTACAAGACTGAGGGGGCATAAACCTGACCCAGTAAACCACAAAAACAACCCGTAACGGGGATACAACAAATCAGCACATAAGTGGTATACGGACAACACTCTAAACAATCACTACCACGGACAAACCAGCAAACCCACGTGTGGGCACGAAACCGAATTGCAAAAAAACGTAGAGTGAGCATTCAAAGCTTATAAAAGACGTATGGATCGACTGCCAACACAGAAACGACCCAAGATCCAACAACCCCCTTTTGAAATGAAGCAAGCTAAAAGCCCTTTCAAGCTAAACCAACCAATTACGAACCGAAGCACGCATACCAGACTTATTTAAATACATTAATAGAAAATAGGTTTTTAAGTGGACTAACATACCAAACTTTTAAAATGGACACACTCaagctaaaaaataagtttatgaCAAGAAATAAAGCAAGGCTTAAACCTTGAAATTTTAACCAAGCTAGAATTTTGTCTTTTAAATCTTAACTCCATCAGCTATTATAtgctccctccgtttcaaaatatatgtcCAATTTTTGCAATCTGCACTATTCACTTGATTTACTTTGACTATACTTTTTAACTAaagtataaatacaaatattagcatgtaagatgttatttgatttgtctcgacaaatattttcaaaatattaaatttttataattttttactttagataattaaatatattaacggtcaaaattatgcattagcatatgtgaagtggttgactttgacatgtattttgaaacgaagGATGTATGTTACAACGGAACTTACTTTGGAACAAATGTTGCAAGCAAGCCATGTTTTCTAGCAATTGCCCTAACAGTTTCACGTGTGTAAACTAAGTTGTCTGCAGCTTCACTACAAATGGTATGTCCCAAAACAATCTCAAATTGACCTTTACCACTTTCTGCATGTAACtacaaaattttaagaaaatacgAGTTCAGAAAATTGGTCACGTAAATTAGAAATCAGAGGGTGTGAAGGCTCCTAATAATATTCAATGGAGATAAAGAGTTTTGATGTTCCGGAAGTTACATATTGAGCAATATATACATTGATTGGAAAAGATGAATGTATAATAAAGAAATAGAACACAAATTAACTTGAGTAAACTACCAATTAATTGGTCGCTTTGTAAATCATTCTCAAATTAGTCTctgactctattaatatttcaaattagTTCTTATCTTTgccaaaagtttctcaattaggTCTTTGTCTTTATGTTTTTGTAACATGActagggaccaaattgagaattttttttactaagacaggggctagtttgaaatattaataaagtcATAGACTAATTTAAGAATGACTTACAAAGATATAAACCAATTTGTAGGGGTGTGTAAAAATATGGTTAACTGAATTGCATCCATACACTGAATCAAACTGGGccacaaaaaaattgaaccatattaaatgatttatgaACTGAACCACAAATTTAAACTAATTTAGTTAACtaaacttaattttaaaattagttttaacttgttttgaactctttattattttcttttacaaatgtttaaccaaaatttaattttaaaaaaaattacaaatttataaacaaaacagatttatatatatatatataaaataaataatgtacATATAAATCGTTTTGGTAAGCAATTATCATATCTTTCATTAACtccataacttttttttacctGTTCTACTGTAATACCCATAGAAAGCAAAGCAGAAGTAACTTCACGAAGTATTGGAGAAGCATCATCAAATGATGACGAGCAACAGTAAGGACTCGAGTCAAATTCTATCCATTCTTCTTTCGTTTCcctgtttgttttttcttcatgttcatAAATAAATGGCATGGTAAATTGCATTAATCAAATCACAAGATAATATTAAATGGCATACCTCTTCAAGAGAAAAAACTCATTCTCAAATCCTGCATTCACTACCTATAAGCAGATTATAAATTAACAATTGTGTttttaaatcaagaaaaaagctagacaacttttgtgacatctatataaaaatattttctgatAAATAAAACAGCATAGTTGAACATACCAAGTCAAATTCATCTTTGAGAATTTTGGAAACTTTTCTTAAGGCCTCTCTCGGGCATTGTTCCCATGCTTGACCAGGTTTAACGTTGAGATCCCCTAAAACCATTTCATCTTGTTTGCACCTATAATGGAACAAAGTTGAATCAGTTTAAATAATTCACTCTATCTTCTCTAAGAAAGTCTAcatcttataaaatgatatcaGTAAAGAAGGAACATGTGTACCAAGGAATTGTCCTTTTAGTAGATAAATCAGGTGTTAATCTTGCTTCACCAACATAACCTAAACCACAATCCGGTGCAAGTTTACCCAAAATAGAAGTCAATGCCATGCTCCCAAATGGTACAGCAACCCCATTCTTCGTAACAACATCATAGAAACGCTTTCTAGGAATAGCCTGAATTACAGAAATTGACATAACCTCAgaacataaatattaaaatctgtatactacaaaataaataaataatgaagtGACAGAAACTTGGTAGAGGGAAACTCACACGACATCTATGTTGTCCTAAAAAGTTAACCCAAATTATACGAACAAATGAAGCATTCTCTAAGTCATCGACATCTTCAACCTCCTCAACAGCTTTTCTCAACTCACTCAAATCCATTTCCTCAAACTATGAATAATTATTCCTTATGGGTTTGGTTAGTACGGTATATTGATTTTGTTCTCTTTTATAATCTCTTTCACCTACTTGCATGGAacatgtgtttattttttttaaaaaaaggaacaTGTCACATGAGTTAATAAGTTTGCTTATATTAAACAaccaatctctctctctctatatatatatatatatatatatatatatatatatatatgggcaaattctatggtacacccaacaatttgagtgtattggtacaccaaatctttaaattaatagttaaatgagttattttttgtaggaaaaaaatattttctatcacctataattataataactaaatcttatttaccaaaaacgccaacacaataaaatttgatttttctgaattcctattactcataatagagaattttgattactttttacaataaaatgtagaaaaatttagtatgatttttctaaaaaatgaaatgatgttttttcttataaaatgatattttctaaaatatatatgtcaacaaaaaCCTATTTtctctcataaaaaatgatagttaatttataaaaattgtaagcgagagtaccggtacaccttaatttgcgaccaagaaatttgtgaggaatttcaatTTTTCCGTCACtgatttccctcgctaattttgctttttctagtagtgtatatatatatatatatatatatatatatatatatatatatatatatgtgtgtgtgtgtggggggggggggggggggggggggggggtgtgtgtgtgtgtgtggggtttgctaacttagaccaacaaaaaaaaaacatgaaggtTCAAGTTAGCAAAAGTGCAATTTTTCATTTGGATAAAAATACCCTtaatctttattatttaaaactaaGAGTTTGTTGCTTTAgtaattttcaagaaaat is from Medicago truncatula cultivar Jemalong A17 chromosome 1, MtrunA17r5.0-ANR, whole genome shotgun sequence and encodes:
- the LOC25483919 gene encoding type-1 glutamine synthetase 1; the encoded protein is MDLSELRKAVEEVEDVDDLENASFVRIIWVNFLGQHRCRAIPRKRFYDVVTKNGVAVPFGSMALTSILGKLAPDCGLGYVGEARLTPDLSTKRTIPWCKQDEMVLGDLNVKPGQAWEQCPREALRKVSKILKDEFDLVVNAGFENEFFLLKRETKEEWIEFDSSPYCCSSSFDDASPILREVTSALLSMGITVEQLHAESGKGQFEIVLGHTICSEAADNLVYTRETVRAIARKHGLLATFVPKYKLDDVGSGCHVHLSLWQNGQNVFMASDGSSKYGISTLGKEFMAGVLYHLPSIFPFLAPLAISYDRLQPTTWGSYLLWGNENRAAPLRASSPPGTPDGLVSNFELKLLDGIANPYLALAATIAAGIDGLRQHLPLPEPVDGNPNLENLQKLPKSLSESLEALHKADFLKEFIGDKLLTAIKGIGMAEVDQYSKNKDAYKQLIHRY